The following are from one region of the Bacillus methanolicus MGA3 genome:
- the minD gene encoding septum site-determining protein MinD yields MGEAIVVTSGKGGVGKTTTSANLGTALALQGKRVCLIDTDIGLRNLDVVMGLENRIIYDLVDVVEGRCKIHQALVKDKRFEDLLFLLPAAQTSDKSAVTPEQMKTLVMELKQNYDYIIIDCPAGIEQGYKNAVAGADKAIVVTTPEVSAVRDADRIIGLLEKEENIEPPKLIINRIRKHMMKNGDMLDVDEITTHLSIDLLGIVADDEEVIKASNHGEPIALNPNSKASIAFRNIARRILGESVPLQPLEEESKSVFLKIKKFFGVRS; encoded by the coding sequence ATGGGAGAAGCAATAGTAGTGACATCGGGCAAAGGCGGAGTCGGAAAGACAACAACTTCAGCGAACCTGGGGACGGCTTTGGCACTTCAAGGCAAACGTGTATGTCTTATAGATACAGATATTGGCCTTCGGAACTTAGATGTGGTTATGGGGCTTGAAAACCGGATTATTTATGATCTTGTTGATGTTGTAGAGGGCAGATGCAAGATTCATCAGGCCCTTGTAAAAGATAAGCGTTTTGAAGATTTGTTATTTCTGCTTCCTGCAGCACAAACAAGTGATAAATCAGCTGTTACTCCAGAGCAGATGAAGACATTAGTAATGGAACTAAAACAAAACTATGACTATATTATAATCGATTGCCCTGCTGGAATTGAACAAGGTTATAAAAATGCTGTAGCAGGTGCAGACAAAGCTATTGTTGTTACCACTCCTGAAGTGTCAGCTGTAAGGGATGCAGACCGCATTATCGGTTTATTAGAAAAAGAAGAAAATATAGAACCGCCGAAATTAATAATCAACCGTATTCGTAAACATATGATGAAAAATGGAGACATGCTGGATGTGGATGAAATTACAACTCATCTGTCTATCGATTTACTCGGGATTGTCGCCGATGATGAAGAAGTAATTAAAGCTTCCAATCATGGGGAGCCGATTGCCCTTAATCCAAACAGCAAAGCTTCTATAGCATTTCGGAACATTGCACGTCGGATTTTAGGTGAATCTGTTCCTCTTCAACCGTTAGAAGAAGAAAGCAAAAGCGTCTTCTTAAAGATCAAGAAATTCTTCGGGGTTCGTTCATAA
- a CDS encoding Spo0B C-terminal domain-containing protein: protein MKKDWNTVEVLRHVRHDWLNKLQLIKGNLALNKIDRAKEIINEIVNEAQQEAKLSNLEMTEFASLLLTHNWENHAFQLEYEVMDNMETPAVNDQLMTEWTRSFFSCLNNSIEAFHNNLLSVSIESGEKGTRFFFDFRGNITDKEKISAFLAEKNSSLHVEVQEFSDQVLSLVVFLPNT from the coding sequence ATGAAAAAAGACTGGAATACTGTCGAGGTGCTTCGGCATGTCCGGCATGATTGGTTAAATAAACTTCAATTAATAAAAGGAAACTTGGCATTGAACAAAATCGACAGGGCCAAGGAAATTATTAATGAAATTGTTAATGAAGCACAACAGGAGGCAAAGCTGTCCAATCTTGAAATGACTGAATTTGCATCTCTCCTTCTTACACATAACTGGGAAAATCATGCCTTTCAACTTGAATACGAAGTGATGGATAATATGGAAACGCCAGCCGTGAATGATCAATTAATGACGGAATGGACAAGATCGTTTTTTTCGTGTTTAAACAACTCAATTGAAGCTTTCCACAACAATCTTTTGTCCGTTTCCATTGAATCTGGTGAGAAAGGCACTCGATTCTTTTTTGATTTTAGGGGGAATATAACAGATAAAGAAAAAATTTCAGCATTTCTGGCTGAAAAAAACTCATCTTTGCATGTTGAGGTTCAGGAATTCTCTGACCAGGTACTATCACTGGTTGTTTTTTTGCCAAATACATAG
- a CDS encoding Rne/Rng family ribonuclease translates to MKLIVNSLTREKRFALLNGQTVEKFFIEQPRSHSIVGNLYLGVVSKVLPGMNAAFVDIGEEKSGYLHRDKLPAFVLSDEPKEVRNNRSISSFVHQGEKILVQVEKDATGTKGPRLTGIIELQGEYMIYMPNGRYIAVSKKIVDERNRERWRRFGKQIKAENEGLIFRTSAENQTEDVIASELEALRNMYKELERIAASRKKPSLLFEKDLFYKQLISEIKTIGTGEVIVDDILLKDKIERYVKDAKINVNVALYTGKENIFNAWDIEHQIEKALKRIVWLDNGAYLIFDEAEALTVIDVNTGKYSGKNDLQDTVVSVNLAAAEEAARQIRVRDIGGIILIDFIDMNREEDRERVLQKMQSELTKDDRRTKVIGFTPLGILQLTRKKTKVAISEALTAKCVVCEGTGRVLSPETVAFRLERELWEQRHSDYDGVLIETTKEVADVFAGENNIHQIRLEEMLGLKIKFEIKEDSPKPFYHIRRFERLTH, encoded by the coding sequence ATGAAATTAATTGTCAATAGTCTCACGAGAGAGAAAAGGTTTGCTCTTCTTAACGGACAAACAGTTGAAAAATTTTTTATCGAGCAGCCAAGAAGCCATTCAATTGTTGGTAATTTGTATCTTGGGGTTGTTTCAAAAGTTCTACCGGGAATGAACGCCGCTTTTGTAGATATTGGCGAAGAGAAGTCAGGTTATTTACATAGAGATAAATTGCCGGCGTTTGTACTATCGGATGAACCAAAAGAGGTGCGGAACAATCGTTCTATTTCTTCTTTTGTCCACCAGGGTGAAAAAATTCTCGTTCAAGTGGAGAAAGATGCTACTGGAACGAAAGGGCCGAGGCTAACCGGAATTATCGAGCTTCAAGGCGAGTATATGATCTATATGCCAAATGGCCGGTATATAGCAGTGTCAAAAAAGATCGTTGATGAGAGAAACAGGGAACGATGGAGACGGTTTGGAAAACAAATTAAAGCAGAAAATGAAGGGCTGATTTTTAGAACCAGTGCAGAAAATCAAACAGAAGATGTGATTGCTAGTGAACTTGAGGCTCTTAGAAACATGTATAAGGAGCTCGAAAGGATTGCTGCCTCCAGGAAAAAACCTTCGCTTCTCTTTGAAAAAGATCTGTTTTATAAACAATTGATTTCGGAAATAAAAACGATTGGCACAGGAGAAGTTATTGTTGATGATATTCTTCTAAAGGACAAAATCGAACGGTATGTTAAAGATGCAAAAATCAATGTGAATGTGGCGCTTTATACAGGCAAGGAAAATATATTTAACGCCTGGGACATTGAACATCAGATAGAAAAAGCTTTAAAGCGGATTGTTTGGCTTGATAATGGGGCCTACTTGATTTTTGATGAAGCCGAGGCGCTTACTGTCATTGATGTAAATACAGGGAAATACTCAGGCAAAAATGATTTGCAAGATACGGTTGTTTCTGTGAATTTAGCAGCTGCAGAAGAAGCTGCACGCCAAATAAGGGTGCGGGACATAGGCGGAATAATATTAATTGATTTTATTGATATGAATAGAGAGGAAGACAGGGAGCGGGTTCTTCAGAAAATGCAATCCGAGTTAACAAAAGATGACAGAAGAACAAAAGTAATCGGGTTTACTCCGCTAGGAATTTTGCAGCTAACAAGGAAGAAAACGAAGGTGGCTATATCAGAGGCTTTAACCGCAAAATGTGTTGTATGTGAAGGAACAGGCAGGGTATTAAGCCCTGAAACAGTTGCTTTTCGGCTTGAACGTGAACTTTGGGAACAACGGCATTCTGATTATGATGGTGTGTTAATTGAAACAACTAAAGAAGTAGCCGATGTTTTTGCGGGTGAAAATAATATTCACCAAATCCGGCTTGAAGAAATGCTTGGATTGAAAATAAAATTCGAGATAAAAGAGGATTCTCCGAAACCTTTTTATCACATCCGCCGTTTTGAGAGGCTGACTCATTAG
- the minC gene encoding septum site-determining protein MinC, which yields MKKLQNVTIKGTKSGLTLYLDDSCSYAELKKELNEKLSVAYRANEDRQLISVKVKVGNRYLTEEQKAEIKEIIRHKKNLVVEDIETNVMTIEEAERLKAESEIVSVAKIIRSGQVLEVPGDLLLIGDVNPGGTVMAGGNIFIMGALKGIAHAGCLGNKQAIIAACVMKPSQLRISDCINRAPDHYPEEEPREMECAYIDENNQIVVDRLQALMHLRPELTRLEGGR from the coding sequence ATGAAAAAACTACAAAATGTGACGATTAAAGGAACCAAGTCCGGTTTAACCCTCTACTTGGATGATTCCTGTTCTTATGCAGAATTGAAGAAGGAACTGAATGAGAAGCTTTCTGTTGCGTACCGGGCTAATGAGGACCGCCAGCTTATTTCGGTAAAAGTAAAAGTTGGGAATCGATATTTAACGGAGGAACAAAAAGCAGAAATAAAAGAAATTATTCGCCATAAAAAAAATCTTGTCGTCGAAGACATTGAAACTAATGTAATGACGATTGAAGAAGCTGAACGCTTAAAAGCGGAAAGTGAAATTGTGTCTGTCGCAAAAATAATTCGCTCTGGACAAGTCCTTGAGGTTCCGGGGGATCTTCTCTTGATAGGAGATGTGAACCCGGGGGGAACCGTAATGGCTGGAGGAAATATTTTTATCATGGGTGCCTTAAAAGGAATTGCCCATGCCGGCTGTTTAGGAAACAAGCAGGCAATCATTGCGGCATGTGTTATGAAACCATCCCAGCTCCGGATCAGTGATTGCATCAACCGTGCACCTGATCACTATCCTGAAGAAGAACCCCGGGAAATGGAATGTGCATACATAGATGAAAACAATCAAATTGTCGTTGATAGATTACAAGCGTTAATGCATCTCAGACCAGAGTTAACAAGATTGGAAGGGGGACGCTAA
- the obgE gene encoding GTPase ObgE produces MFVDQVKIYVKGGDGGNGMVAFRREKYVPKGGPAGGDGGKGADVVFEVDEGLRTLIDFRYQRHFKAPRGEHGMSKNQHGKNAKDMIVKVPPGTVVTDVKTGEVIADLTEHGQRAVIAKGGRGGRGNTRFATPANPAPELSENGEPGQEREVILELKLLADVGLVGYPSVGKSTLLSVVSSAKPKIAEYHFTTIVPNLGVVETEDGRSFVMADLPGLIEGAHSGVGLGHQFLRHIERTRVIVHVIDMAAMEGRDPYEDYVTINNELKEYNLRLTERPQIIVANKMDMPNAEENLAEFKKKLTDDYPIFPISAITRQGLRNLLFAIADKLEETPEFPLLEKIEETGVHRVLYKHKAEQEEFTITRDPDGSFVLSGEKIERLFKMTDFSRDESVRRFARQLRSMGVDDALRERGAKDGDTVKLFDYEFEFIE; encoded by the coding sequence ATGTTTGTCGATCAAGTAAAAATATATGTAAAAGGCGGGGACGGCGGCAATGGAATGGTCGCTTTCCGCCGGGAAAAGTATGTGCCAAAGGGAGGTCCCGCTGGCGGAGACGGCGGGAAAGGTGCAGATGTCGTTTTTGAAGTTGATGAAGGCCTGAGGACGCTAATTGATTTCCGGTATCAGCGGCATTTTAAGGCTCCGCGCGGGGAGCATGGCATGTCTAAGAACCAGCATGGAAAAAATGCGAAGGATATGATTGTAAAGGTACCGCCTGGAACAGTTGTTACCGATGTAAAAACCGGGGAAGTCATTGCTGATCTTACAGAACATGGCCAGAGGGCAGTTATTGCCAAAGGGGGAAGAGGCGGTCGGGGGAATACCCGGTTTGCCACCCCGGCAAATCCTGCTCCTGAACTTTCCGAGAATGGTGAACCGGGACAGGAAAGGGAAGTTATTTTGGAATTAAAGCTTTTGGCAGATGTCGGCCTTGTAGGTTATCCAAGTGTCGGTAAATCGACTCTTCTTTCCGTCGTTTCATCAGCAAAGCCTAAGATCGCAGAATATCATTTTACAACCATCGTGCCGAACTTGGGTGTCGTTGAAACAGAGGATGGCAGAAGTTTTGTCATGGCAGATCTCCCGGGCTTAATCGAAGGGGCGCACTCAGGCGTCGGCCTCGGTCACCAATTTTTAAGGCATATTGAAAGAACAAGGGTTATTGTTCATGTGATCGATATGGCTGCGATGGAAGGGCGCGATCCATATGAAGATTATGTAACGATTAACAATGAACTAAAAGAATATAATTTAAGATTAACGGAAAGGCCGCAAATTATTGTCGCCAATAAAATGGATATGCCAAATGCAGAGGAAAACCTTGCTGAATTCAAGAAAAAGTTAACGGATGATTATCCGATATTCCCAATTTCTGCAATAACAAGACAAGGTTTACGGAATCTATTATTTGCGATTGCCGATAAACTTGAAGAAACTCCGGAATTTCCTCTTCTGGAAAAAATAGAGGAGACCGGAGTGCACAGGGTTCTTTATAAACATAAAGCAGAACAGGAAGAATTCACGATTACCCGTGATCCAGACGGAAGCTTCGTCCTTTCTGGCGAGAAAATCGAACGCCTCTTTAAGATGACCGATTTCTCAAGAGATGAATCTGTTCGCCGCTTTGCCCGCCAGCTCCGAAGCATGGGTGTTGATGATGCTCTGCGTGAAAGAGGAGCAAAAGACGGAGATACAGTTAAGCTGTTCGATTATGAGTTTGAGTTTATTGAATAG
- a CDS encoding M50 family metallopeptidase yields the protein MNKIISLFSHIHIHPLLWFVIAIAVLTARFIELCLLLLIIFVHEMGHAAAASFFSWRIKKFSLLPFGGVMEVEEHGNRPLIEEGAVILAGPFQHFWMMGLAFLFYKLSLLPDYWYGLFIQYNFMILIFNFLPIWPLDGGKLLFLMFSLKRSFPEAHKITLLISICSIVLFTFITLMTAPVNLNVWIVIVFLAYSVYNEWKQMRFVFIRFLLERYYGKNSDFRSLKPIIVSEDELVIKILERFQRGCKHPIIIEKNGKEKGSLDENELLHAYFTEKMTSAKAGDLLYTYKW from the coding sequence TTGAATAAAATCATTTCCTTATTTTCACATATTCACATTCATCCGCTATTGTGGTTCGTCATTGCAATTGCGGTTTTGACCGCACGTTTTATTGAGTTGTGTCTGCTCCTGCTGATTATTTTTGTTCATGAAATGGGACATGCGGCAGCAGCTTCGTTTTTTTCTTGGAGGATTAAGAAATTTTCTTTGCTCCCTTTCGGTGGTGTGATGGAGGTTGAAGAACATGGCAACCGCCCATTAATAGAGGAAGGAGCTGTTATTCTTGCAGGTCCTTTTCAACATTTTTGGATGATGGGCTTAGCTTTTCTTTTTTATAAACTTTCCTTGTTGCCTGATTATTGGTACGGTTTATTTATTCAATATAATTTTATGATTTTGATTTTTAATTTTTTACCGATTTGGCCGCTGGATGGGGGAAAACTCTTGTTTTTAATGTTTTCATTAAAGAGATCTTTCCCGGAGGCACACAAAATTACTTTACTCATTTCAATTTGCTCCATCGTTCTTTTTACCTTTATCACTTTAATGACGGCTCCTGTGAATTTGAATGTTTGGATCGTTATTGTTTTCTTGGCATATTCCGTTTACAACGAATGGAAGCAAATGCGGTTTGTATTTATCCGTTTCTTACTGGAAAGGTATTACGGAAAAAATAGTGATTTCCGTTCTTTAAAGCCAATTATAGTCAGTGAAGATGAATTGGTTATCAAAATTCTGGAACGGTTCCAAAGGGGATGCAAACACCCGATTATTATTGAAAAGAATGGGAAGGAAAAGGGGTCTCTTGACGAAAATGAACTGCTTCATGCCTATTTTACTGAAAAAATGACTTCTGCGAAAGCTGGAGATTTGCTTTACACTTATAAATGGTAG
- the rpmA gene encoding 50S ribosomal protein L27 translates to MLRLDLQFFASKKGVGSTKNGRDSIAKRLGAKRADGQFVTGGSILYRQRGTKIYPGVNVGRGGDDTLYAKVDGIVKFERLGRDRKQVSVYPVAKEA, encoded by the coding sequence ATGCTACGATTAGATCTTCAATTTTTCGCTTCTAAAAAAGGAGTAGGTTCTACAAAGAACGGACGCGATTCAATCGCTAAACGCCTTGGTGCTAAGCGTGCGGACGGTCAATTTGTAACTGGTGGTTCTATTCTTTACCGTCAGCGCGGTACGAAAATCTACCCTGGTGTGAACGTTGGCCGCGGCGGCGACGACACTCTATACGCGAAAGTTGACGGTATCGTTAAATTCGAGCGTTTAGGTCGTGACCGCAAGCAAGTAAGCGTATATCCGGTTGCTAAAGAAGCGTAA
- the pheA gene encoding prephenate dehydratase: MRVGFLGPRATFTDMAVREIFPSAESIPFQTIPECMDAVEEGKTDLCLVPLENALEGSVNITLDYLIHEVELPIIGETTMPIRQHFMVHKANQHRWKEIELIYSHSHAIAQCHRFLHQQFKGVRCETTTSTAAAAQYVKEHPEIRAAAIGNALSAKEYGLIIVKEDIHDFGHNHTRFVILSKNSDDKPDIKRVPDSFKTTIMVTLPSDQAGTLHQVLSAFAWRKLNLSKIESRPMKTGLGNYFFIIDIEMKMDDVLIPGAIAELEALGCKVKVLGSYPSFQLKKAAKGSL, encoded by the coding sequence TTGAGAGTTGGTTTTTTGGGGCCGAGGGCAACATTCACGGATATGGCAGTTAGAGAAATATTTCCGAGCGCAGAATCTATTCCTTTTCAAACAATTCCGGAATGTATGGACGCAGTTGAAGAAGGGAAAACGGATCTGTGCCTCGTTCCGCTTGAAAATGCCTTGGAAGGATCTGTTAATATCACACTTGATTATTTAATTCATGAAGTAGAGCTGCCAATTATCGGCGAAACAACCATGCCGATACGTCAGCATTTTATGGTACATAAAGCAAATCAACACAGATGGAAAGAAATCGAATTGATCTACAGCCATTCACATGCCATTGCCCAGTGCCATCGATTCTTGCACCAGCAATTTAAAGGAGTTCGCTGTGAAACGACAACGTCTACAGCTGCAGCTGCCCAATATGTCAAAGAACATCCCGAAATAAGGGCGGCCGCGATTGGAAATGCACTATCAGCAAAAGAATATGGATTAATTATTGTAAAAGAAGACATTCATGATTTCGGACACAACCATACACGATTTGTAATTTTATCAAAAAATAGTGATGATAAACCTGATATAAAACGTGTTCCCGACAGTTTTAAAACAACAATAATGGTTACTTTGCCATCAGACCAGGCAGGAACTTTGCATCAAGTTCTATCTGCATTTGCATGGAGGAAGCTGAACTTGTCAAAAATTGAATCCCGCCCGATGAAAACAGGGCTTGGTAATTATTTCTTTATTATTGATATTGAAATGAAAATGGATGATGTATTGATTCCGGGTGCGATCGCAGAACTTGAAGCTCTCGGCTGTAAAGTAAAGGTGCTTGGAAGCTACCCTTCTTTTCAACTGAAAAAAGCAGCAAAAGGATCCCTTTAG
- a CDS encoding ACT domain-containing protein — translation MRHDKFDKKFYLVREDVLPEAMKKTLEAKEMIERGKAESVWEAVQRVDLSRSAFYKYRDTVFPFHTVVKEKLITLFFHLEDRSGTLSQLLSVVASAGCNVLTIHQTIPLQGRANVTLSLNITEMEIEIDELLTRLRRLEFVDKVEVLGSGA, via the coding sequence ATGAGACATGATAAATTCGATAAAAAATTTTATTTAGTCCGTGAGGATGTTCTGCCGGAAGCGATGAAAAAGACCCTTGAAGCAAAAGAAATGATTGAAAGGGGAAAAGCTGAGTCAGTCTGGGAAGCTGTTCAGCGCGTTGATCTAAGCCGAAGTGCTTTTTATAAGTACAGAGATACAGTCTTTCCTTTCCATACAGTTGTGAAGGAGAAGCTGATCACTCTGTTTTTTCATCTTGAAGACCGCTCCGGGACGCTTTCGCAGTTATTAAGCGTTGTGGCTTCGGCTGGATGCAACGTTCTTACGATTCATCAAACGATTCCTTTGCAAGGCAGGGCAAACGTCACTTTGTCGTTGAATATTACAGAAATGGAAATTGAAATTGATGAACTTTTAACACGGCTTCGCCGGCTTGAGTTTGTAGATAAAGTTGAAGTGCTGGGATCAGGTGCGTAA
- a CDS encoding ribosomal-processing cysteine protease Prp has translation MIKITINRTESGQIQSFTMSGHAGFAEYGNDIVCAGASAVSIGALNSVIALTGIEPVIEQEESGFLRCEFPMDLPKETQEKVQLLLEGMVVSLQTIERDYGKHIKITFK, from the coding sequence ATGATTAAGATTACGATTAATCGTACAGAATCCGGACAAATTCAATCATTTACAATGAGTGGACATGCCGGATTTGCCGAGTATGGCAATGATATTGTTTGTGCAGGAGCTTCTGCTGTATCTATCGGAGCTCTTAATTCAGTGATTGCGTTAACAGGTATTGAACCTGTCATCGAACAAGAAGAATCCGGCTTTCTTCGATGTGAATTTCCAATGGATCTCCCAAAGGAAACACAAGAGAAAGTGCAGCTTCTTCTTGAAGGCATGGTTGTTTCATTGCAAACGATTGAAAGAGATTATGGAAAGCATATAAAAATTACCTTTAAATAG
- the rplU gene encoding 50S ribosomal protein L21, protein MYAIIETGGKQVKVEEGQTIYIEKLNAEVGETVTFDKVLFVGGDQVKVGSPLVEGATVTAKVEKQGRQKKIIVFKYKAKKNQRKKQGHRQPYTKVVIEKINA, encoded by the coding sequence ATGTACGCAATTATCGAAACTGGCGGTAAGCAAGTTAAAGTAGAAGAAGGCCAAACAATCTACATCGAAAAGCTTAACGCCGAAGTCGGCGAAACAGTTACTTTTGATAAGGTTCTCTTCGTAGGCGGCGATCAGGTAAAAGTAGGAAGCCCATTAGTTGAAGGCGCTACTGTTACAGCAAAAGTTGAAAAACAAGGCCGTCAAAAGAAAATTATTGTTTTTAAATACAAGGCGAAGAAAAACCAACGCAAAAAGCAAGGTCATCGTCAGCCTTATACAAAAGTTGTGATTGAAAAAATCAATGCATAA
- the ltrA gene encoding group II intron reverse transcriptase/maturase, translating to MLMELILSRENLLTALKRVEQNKGSHGVDGMPAKDLRRHLYENWDSIRQSLREGTYKPLPVRRVEIPKPNGGVRLLGIPTVTDRFIQQAIAQVLTRIFDPTFSEHSYGFRPSRRGHDAVRKAKGYIKEGYRWVVDIDLEKFFDKVNHDKLMGILAKTIEDRILLKLIRRYLQSGVMINGVVMETDMGTPQGGPLNPLLSNIMLHELDKELEKRGHKFVRYADDCNIYVKTKKAGIRVMNSITNFIEKELKLKVNKEKSAVHRPWKRKFLGFSFTPNKTPKIRMAKESVKRFKNKIREITSRSKPYRMEERIEKLNMYLMGWCGYFALADTPSKFKEFDEWIRRRLRMCLWKEWKTPKTRIRKLRALGVPSHKAIEWGNTRKKYWRIACSPILHKTLDNSYWSHQGLRSLFERYHFLRHT from the coding sequence ATGTTGATGGAACTGATTTTGTCACGGGAAAATCTCCTAACGGCATTAAAACGAGTTGAACAGAATAAAGGAAGTCACGGAGTAGATGGCATGCCCGCAAAAGACCTACGGAGACACCTCTATGAAAACTGGGACTCCATTCGACAGTCGTTAAGAGAGGGAACCTACAAACCCTTACCCGTTCGTCGAGTCGAAATCCCGAAACCGAACGGCGGAGTAAGACTTCTAGGTATCCCCACCGTGACTGATCGTTTCATTCAACAAGCGATCGCCCAAGTGTTAACGAGAATCTTCGATCCGACCTTCTCTGAACATAGCTACGGCTTTCGCCCAAGCCGCAGAGGACATGACGCGGTCAGGAAAGCAAAGGGCTATATCAAAGAAGGATATCGCTGGGTGGTCGATATAGACTTAGAGAAATTCTTTGACAAGGTGAACCACGACAAACTGATGGGGATCTTGGCGAAAACGATCGAAGATCGGATTTTACTTAAGTTAATCCGCCGGTATCTTCAATCAGGCGTGATGATAAATGGAGTGGTAATGGAAACAGACATGGGAACGCCACAAGGTGGACCGCTTAATCCACTATTATCAAACATCATGCTTCACGAGTTGGACAAGGAACTTGAGAAACGTGGACATAAATTTGTACGGTACGCGGATGACTGTAATATCTACGTGAAAACAAAGAAAGCAGGAATTCGTGTCATGAACTCCATTACTAACTTTATCGAGAAGGAATTAAAGCTCAAGGTAAATAAAGAGAAATCGGCGGTACACCGTCCTTGGAAACGGAAGTTTCTCGGTTTTAGCTTTACACCAAACAAAACACCCAAGATACGGATGGCGAAAGAAAGTGTGAAACGATTCAAGAACAAGATCCGTGAAATCACATCCAGATCCAAACCGTATCGAATGGAGGAAAGAATTGAGAAACTGAACATGTACCTAATGGGATGGTGTGGATATTTTGCCTTGGCAGATACACCAAGCAAGTTCAAAGAATTTGATGAATGGATAAGACGAAGACTTCGAATGTGTTTATGGAAAGAGTGGAAAACGCCGAAAACAAGAATTCGGAAACTTAGAGCATTAGGTGTTCCAAGTCATAAAGCAATCGAGTGGGGCAATACACGCAAGAAATACTGGCGGATTGCCTGCAGTCCCATTCTACACAAAACCCTCGATAACTCCTACTGGAGTCATCAAGGGTTAAGAAGTCTATTCGAGAGATATCATTTTCTACGTCATACTTAA
- a CDS encoding M23 family metallopeptidase, producing MGSRADDIRKKIAKRKKERDRAARDFQNRFFLAEDEEKHGFEKLSSFEGGPEQEDHPLFQKEIIMLKTLFSACLVLIIAIIFRNPSQVLEPARHFVKNSMEKDFQFATVSDWYEKQFGKPLALLPFTDKSKKSQTESNQNYAFPASGRILEDFNTNGQRIMVETGKGAVVEAMNEGYVRFVGEKEGFGKTVIIKHADESESWYGNLKNINVVLYQYIEKGTPVGTVSEGKDEKKGAFYFAIKKGDDFIDPNQVIRFE from the coding sequence ATGGGTTCGAGAGCTGATGATATCCGGAAAAAAATTGCAAAAAGAAAAAAAGAGAGAGACCGAGCAGCCCGGGATTTTCAAAACCGTTTTTTCTTGGCTGAAGACGAAGAAAAACACGGCTTTGAAAAGCTTTCTTCTTTTGAGGGCGGACCGGAACAAGAAGATCACCCTCTTTTTCAAAAAGAGATCATCATGTTAAAAACTTTGTTTTCGGCTTGTTTAGTTCTGATTATTGCGATTATTTTTCGCAATCCATCTCAAGTGTTAGAACCGGCACGCCATTTTGTGAAAAATTCTATGGAAAAAGATTTTCAATTTGCGACTGTTTCTGACTGGTATGAAAAACAATTTGGAAAACCTCTTGCGCTGTTGCCTTTTACAGATAAGAGTAAGAAAAGCCAAACGGAATCAAATCAGAATTATGCTTTTCCAGCGTCCGGGAGGATACTTGAAGATTTTAATACGAATGGACAAAGGATAATGGTTGAAACCGGCAAAGGTGCGGTTGTAGAAGCAATGAATGAAGGGTATGTTCGGTTTGTGGGAGAAAAAGAAGGATTTGGCAAAACTGTGATTATTAAGCATGCCGATGAAAGCGAGTCGTGGTATGGCAATCTGAAAAATATCAATGTGGTCCTATATCAGTACATTGAAAAAGGCACGCCCGTCGGAACGGTTTCTGAAGGAAAAGACGAGAAAAAAGGGGCATTTTATTTTGCCATTAAAAAAGGGGATGATTTTATTGACCCAAATCAGGTGATCCGCTTTGAATAA